From Hylaeus volcanicus isolate JK05 chromosome 2, UHH_iyHylVolc1.0_haploid, whole genome shotgun sequence, the proteins below share one genomic window:
- the LOC128884825 gene encoding TIP41-like protein yields the protein MTTVKIHGGIDILRLPVNQDECIFPPWHIKYTQSHILHSKCSKSENGCSADDTNACQFCIFSHTLDLPHMPDMVFPNNILLLKHQSGAELQFNALDALKTVSNGKVNVQLACAEAWKESRLESSEYLEEKVKPFDWTFTISYTGTASNLEVQETNERIDMDKLKRREKILFYHDLTLFEDELHDNGIAVCSVKIRVMPSSFFILLRYFLRIDNVMIRINDTRIYHEFGQDYMLREYTTREAKVEELRVPPSLFIEPSEIAPHLPLTGSYYHKLIIPSSKTEPVTNNESVNATITDGQAVSTSTNKTDNSVT from the exons ATGACAACTGTGAAAATTCATGGTGGAATTGACATTTTACGATTACCTGTCAACCAAGACGAATGCATCTTTCCACCGTGGCACATTAAATACACGCAGTCTCACATATTACATTCTAAATGTTCCAAAAGTGAAAATGGCTGTAGTGCTGACGATACAAATGCTTGCCAGTTTTGCAT TTTCAGTCATACCTTAGACCTGCCACACATGCCAGACATGGTATTTCCAAACAATATATTACTCCTAAAGCATCAAAGCGGTGCAGAACTACAATTCAATGCTCTGGATGCTTTGAAAACTGTTTCAAATGGGAAAGTTAACGTGCAACTCGCGTGTGCGGAAGCATGGAAAGAATCTAG gttGGAGAGCAGCGAGTATctagaagaaaaagtaaagcCATTCGATTGGACGTTTACTATTTCTTACACGGGTACAGCGTCTAATTTAGAAGTTCAAGAAACTAACGAACGGATCGATATGGATAAATTgaagagaagagagaaaatCCTGTTTTATCACGATTTAACGTTATTCGAAGATGAACTTCACGACAACGGTATCGCGGTTTGTTCCGTGAAAATT CGCGTTATGCCCAGCagctttttcattttgttaagATATTTTTTGAGGATCGATAACGTAATGATAAGAATTAACGATACTCGGATTTATCACGAGTTCGGGCAAGACTATATGTTGAGAGAGTACACGACGAGAGAAGCCAAGGTTGAAGAGTTACGC gtTCCACCTTCGCTCTTCATAGAGCCGAGCGAGATAGCTCCACATTTACCTTTAACTGGAAGCTActatcataaattaataattccctCGAGTAAAACGGAACCGGTCACGAACAATGAATCAGTCAATGCAACAATAACCGATGGTCAAGCTGTTAGCACCAGTACAAATAAAACAGACAATTCGGTTACTTAA
- the LOC128884826 gene encoding uncharacterized protein LOC128884826 isoform X1: MSGLTHWTNLPKDIKPDFVSHSGDYDYPLYISEKEEWVNFKNLKGSVSIHEPFLIMELNRLVPFFEDNCVKFHPLNMPNIKLGKIEIVGFVVTVKEDAKYYQYQVDDGTGSITVYFERKFFDAQKLERRTIDEKYRKIARNMNIESLNNPACPKVFPNPRPQFSYPPDTSMHEMAIVEHDWFLETKHGLLGKKVERSKYVHAVGYCALDFMFGHRPENDFTFLDISTVKLYFLANKVICIDEWDYNAKLYSWLFTVVRKRYDEHPDRPEFPLEKKNVKVPI, translated from the exons ATGTCAGGTTTAACACATTGGACGAATCTACCGAAAGATATAAAGCCAGATTTCGTTTCGCACAGTGGAGATTATGATTATCCATTGTACATTTCTGAGAAGGAAGAATGggtgaatttcaaaaatttgaaag GTTCTGTGTCGATACACGAACCGTTCTTAATAATGGAATTGAACAGACTTGTGCCTTTCTTTGAAGATAATTGTGTGAAATTTCATCCTCTCAATATGCCCAATATTAAATTAGGTAAAATTGAGATAGTAGGATTTGTTGTGACTGTTAAGGAGGAtgcaaaatattatcaatacCAGG TTGACGATGGTACAGGATCCATTACTGTTTATTTTGAGAGAAAGTTTTTCGATGCACAAAAGCTTGAAAGACGAACGATCGATGAAAAGTATCGTAAAATTGCGAGAAATATGAATATCGAATCATTGAATAATCCAGCATGCCCAAAAGTCTTTCCTAACCCGCGTCCACAGTTTAGTTATCCTCCTGATACAAGTATGCATGAAATGGCA ATTGTTGAACATGACTGGTTCTTAGAAACCAAACATGGTTTATTGGGCAAGAAGGTGGAACGTAGCAAGTATGTGCACGCGGTAGGATATTGTGCACTTGATTTCATGTTTGGTCACAGACcagaaaatgattttacaTTTCTAGACATATCGACTGTTAAGTTATATTTTCTTGCAAACAAAGTAATATGCATAGATGAATGGGATTATAatgcaaaattgtattcgtgGTTGTTCACTGTTGTTCGAAAAAGGTACGATGAACATCCAGATAGACCAGAATTTCCCCtggagaagaaaaatgtaaaggtACCTATATAA
- the LOC128884826 gene encoding uncharacterized protein LOC128884826 isoform X2, translated as MGSVSIHEPFLIMELNRLVPFFEDNCVKFHPLNMPNIKLGKIEIVGFVVTVKEDAKYYQYQVDDGTGSITVYFERKFFDAQKLERRTIDEKYRKIARNMNIESLNNPACPKVFPNPRPQFSYPPDTSMHEMAIVEHDWFLETKHGLLGKKVERSKYVHAVGYCALDFMFGHRPENDFTFLDISTVKLYFLANKVICIDEWDYNAKLYSWLFTVVRKRYDEHPDRPEFPLEKKNVKVPI; from the exons ATGg GTTCTGTGTCGATACACGAACCGTTCTTAATAATGGAATTGAACAGACTTGTGCCTTTCTTTGAAGATAATTGTGTGAAATTTCATCCTCTCAATATGCCCAATATTAAATTAGGTAAAATTGAGATAGTAGGATTTGTTGTGACTGTTAAGGAGGAtgcaaaatattatcaatacCAGG TTGACGATGGTACAGGATCCATTACTGTTTATTTTGAGAGAAAGTTTTTCGATGCACAAAAGCTTGAAAGACGAACGATCGATGAAAAGTATCGTAAAATTGCGAGAAATATGAATATCGAATCATTGAATAATCCAGCATGCCCAAAAGTCTTTCCTAACCCGCGTCCACAGTTTAGTTATCCTCCTGATACAAGTATGCATGAAATGGCA ATTGTTGAACATGACTGGTTCTTAGAAACCAAACATGGTTTATTGGGCAAGAAGGTGGAACGTAGCAAGTATGTGCACGCGGTAGGATATTGTGCACTTGATTTCATGTTTGGTCACAGACcagaaaatgattttacaTTTCTAGACATATCGACTGTTAAGTTATATTTTCTTGCAAACAAAGTAATATGCATAGATGAATGGGATTATAatgcaaaattgtattcgtgGTTGTTCACTGTTGTTCGAAAAAGGTACGATGAACATCCAGATAGACCAGAATTTCCCCtggagaagaaaaatgtaaaggtACCTATATAA
- the LOC128884826 gene encoding uncharacterized protein LOC128884826 isoform X3 — MSGLTHWTNLPKDIKPDFVSHSGDYDYPLYISEKEEWVNFKNLKGSVSIHEPFLIMELNRLVPFFEDNCVKFHPLNMPNIKLGKIEIVGFVVTVKEDAKYYQYQVDDGTGSITVYFERKFFDAQKLERRTIDEKYRKIARNMNIESLNNPACPKVFPNPRPQFSYPPDTNC, encoded by the exons ATGTCAGGTTTAACACATTGGACGAATCTACCGAAAGATATAAAGCCAGATTTCGTTTCGCACAGTGGAGATTATGATTATCCATTGTACATTTCTGAGAAGGAAGAATGggtgaatttcaaaaatttgaaag GTTCTGTGTCGATACACGAACCGTTCTTAATAATGGAATTGAACAGACTTGTGCCTTTCTTTGAAGATAATTGTGTGAAATTTCATCCTCTCAATATGCCCAATATTAAATTAGGTAAAATTGAGATAGTAGGATTTGTTGTGACTGTTAAGGAGGAtgcaaaatattatcaatacCAGG TTGACGATGGTACAGGATCCATTACTGTTTATTTTGAGAGAAAGTTTTTCGATGCACAAAAGCTTGAAAGACGAACGATCGATGAAAAGTATCGTAAAATTGCGAGAAATATGAATATCGAATCATTGAATAATCCAGCATGCCCAAAAGTCTTTCCTAACCCGCGTCCACAGTTTAGTTATCCTCCTGATACAA ATTGTTGA